CTCGCACATCCAGCGGATCACCTGCGTCTCGATCACCGTCGCCGCCGGCGACATCTCGAACACCGCCACCGACTGGTTCAACGCGCCGATCAGCGACTCGGTCCACACGGCCGCCGGCAGCGGCGCCGACACCTGATGCCCCACGTACCGCGGATGATACAGGTGATTGCTCTCGGCGATCACGTCGGTGCGCAACCGCGCCAATATCTGCTCCACGCTCCGCCCCGTGCGCGGCAACGGCTCGGCGAACCGCTGCGCCAGCGCCGCGGGCGACTGCGACGACGTCACGCGCTGCGCAACGTCCCGCGTGCCCGCCAGGTACTCCGTGGCCAGCTGCACGAACGCCTGCGCCACCTCGGGCGCCATGTCGCGCTCCAGCTCGTCCACGATCGATGTGCCCATGCGTCCCTCACTCCGTGTCGCCACCCGTGAGCTCCAGTTCGAACAGCCGCCGCGTGCGCGTGAGATCCAGCGTCTCCACGCATTGAATCCGCCGCACCTCCACCACATCCGCCACCCGTTCGGCCAGCATCTCGCGCAACAGCTCCGGCGTGGGCTCGGGAAAGAAACTCAGCGTCACGTGCGGCGTGAAGGTGAACCGCGGACGCTCGTACAACAGCCCGCTGGCCTTGATCCGGTCGTGCAACGTCCGCAGCGGCCCGTGCGGATCGAGCGGCAACACCACCACGTTGCTCTGCATGAACCGCATCGGCGCCCCGAACCGCAATGCCATCGGCGCCGTGGCGCGGGCGATCGGCTCCAGCGCCGAACGCAGTTCCGCCTCGGTGGTCCTCGTGGAGATCGGTCCCATCCCCGACGATCCCGTGATCGTCACGTGCGGCGGCTGCGTGGCCGCCAGCTTGGGGTCGAACCGCGTCTGCAACGTCAGCATCCGCTCGCGCAGCGGCGCCTCCAACTCCGCGATGATGATGATGCCCGATTTCATCGC
The Gemmatimonadaceae bacterium DNA segment above includes these coding regions:
- a CDS encoding 2'-5' RNA ligase family protein, with the translated sequence MKSGIIIIAELEAPLRERMLTLQTRFDPKLAATQPPHVTITGSSGMGPISTRTTEAELRSALEPIARATAPMALRFGAPMRFMQSNVVVLPLDPHGPLRTLHDRIKASGLLYERPRFTFTPHVTLSFFPEPTPELLREMLAERVADVVEVRRIQCVETLDLTRTRRLFELELTGGDTE